From Pagrus major chromosome 2, Pma_NU_1.0, one genomic window encodes:
- the LOC141017428 gene encoding galectin-4-like gives MSFVAPPGYQPIYGPRIPYLGPIYGGLREGVSIYIQGSVPEDITRFFVNLLCGESESSDIALHFNPRFDGWDKVVFNTCQNGSWESEEKIRSMPFSKGQAFEMVIKVTSQGYQIRVNGDDFHTFEHRMPVERVCAMQIAGDVSIQTINVIGGGMGGGMGGGMGGGMGQGGYPGGGMGGGYPGGMGGGMGQGGYPGGGMGGEYPGGMGGGMGGGFPGSNLPGMGGQPVYNPPVPYSNMIPGGMFPKRTIIIRGMVPYGADRMGINFMVSRSRDIAFHMNPRVREGMVVRNSMIGGNWGQEERELSLNPFMEGQYFDMSIRCGNQRFKVFVNGQHLFDFFHRLQSFNEIDVLEIEGDVQISYIHF, from the exons ATGTCGTTTGTTGCTCCTCCTGGTTATCAGCCAATCTACGGCCCT AGAATTCCTTATCTGGGGCCCATTTATGGAGGCCTGAGGGAGGGGGTGTCCATCTACATCCAGGGGTCCGTTCCTGAGGACATTACCAG GTTCTTTGTCAACCTCCTCTGCGGAGAGTCTGAGTCCAGCGACATCGCCCTCCACTTCAACCCTCGATTTGACGGCTGGGACAAGGTGGTCTTTAACACCTGTCAGAATGGATCCTGGGAGTCAGAGGAGAAGATTCGCAGTATGCCTTTCAGCAAAGGCCAGGCCTTTGAGATGGTCATCAAGGTCACTTCACAAGGCTACCAG ATCAGAGTCAATGGGGATGACTTCCACACCTTCGAACACCGTATGCCTGTGGAGAGAGTTTGTGCGATGCAGATCGCAGGAGATGTTTCCATCCAGACGATTAACGTCATCGGG GGTGGAATGGGAGGAGGCATGGGAGGAGGAATGGGAGGAGGAATGG GACAGGGAGGATATCCAGGAGGTGGCATGGGG GGAGGATACCCAGGTGGCATGGGAGGAGGAATGGG ACAGGGTGGATATCCAGGAGGTGGCATGGGG GGTGAATATCCAGGAGGCATGGGAGGCGGGATGGGG GGAGGATTCCCAGGATCAAACCTGCCG GGTATGGGTGGACAGCCAGTCTACAACCCT cCTGTGCCCTACTCCAACATGATCCCAGGAGGAATGTTTCCTAAAAGAACCATCATCATCAGGGGCATGGTGCCCTATGgagcagacag AATGGGCATCAACTTCATGGTGAGCAGGTCTCGGGACATCGCCTTCCACATGAATCCCAGGGTGagggaggggatggtggtgagAAACAGCATGATTGGAGGTAACTGGGGCCAGGAGGAAAGAGAGCTCAGCCTTAACCCATTCATGGAGGGACAGTACTTTGAT ATGTCAATTCGCTGTGGAAACCAGAGGTTTAAAGTGTTTGTTAATGGGCAGCACTTGTTCGACTTCTTCCACCGTTTGCAGTCCTTCAATGAGATCGACGTGCTGGAGATTGAAGGAGACGTTCAGATCTCCTACATCCACTTCTGA